In Candidatus Hydrogenedentota bacterium, a genomic segment contains:
- a CDS encoding glycerate kinase: MKVLIAPDSFKESLDAFRVTDALAKGLHEGTAETPEVYCRPLADGGDGLMQVLLNALGGTTITRTVTGPMGTPVKASLGLLDNGATAVVEMAAAAGLSLVSPAERNPLVATTRGVGELIRHALDLKVRRIIVGLGGSATNDGGAGMAQALGVSFLDRQGNSLPPGGAALQDLFRVDCTQLDERLRSVEFIGACDVENRLCGDEGATVIYGPQKALPEESILPLDAALHHYGVIVGEEMGADLLSIAGGGAAGGLGAGLVAFTGATLRSGISLVFDAYGDMEECAQEADIIFSGEGAVDGQTLQGKVVAGVAALASRHKKPLLVFAGRVRGSLEALYSAGVTAVLPIAPGPISAEESMQNAAHYLSAAAKNIGRLFDAMKGRSVHD, encoded by the coding sequence ATGAAAGTGCTTATTGCCCCGGACTCGTTTAAAGAATCGTTGGATGCTTTCCGCGTAACTGACGCCTTGGCAAAAGGCTTGCACGAAGGGACAGCTGAAACACCCGAAGTGTACTGTCGACCCCTTGCCGATGGCGGCGACGGACTTATGCAGGTACTCTTGAACGCCTTGGGCGGCACCACGATTACGCGAACTGTCACCGGACCCATGGGCACGCCTGTCAAAGCATCCTTAGGCCTTCTCGATAACGGGGCGACTGCAGTGGTAGAGATGGCGGCGGCAGCAGGGCTTTCTCTTGTTTCTCCCGCAGAGCGCAATCCCTTGGTTGCCACCACGCGGGGCGTGGGCGAGCTCATACGCCATGCACTGGATTTGAAGGTTCGCCGCATTATCGTCGGGTTAGGCGGCAGCGCCACCAATGACGGCGGCGCGGGGATGGCTCAGGCTTTGGGCGTTTCCTTTTTGGATCGTCAGGGAAACTCCTTGCCGCCGGGTGGCGCTGCACTCCAAGATTTGTTTCGCGTCGATTGTACCCAATTAGACGAGCGGCTTCGGTCTGTTGAGTTTATCGGTGCCTGTGACGTAGAGAATCGATTGTGTGGCGACGAAGGGGCTACGGTGATCTATGGCCCGCAAAAAGCTTTGCCTGAGGAGTCCATCCTTCCTCTTGATGCAGCCTTACACCATTACGGCGTCATAGTCGGCGAAGAAATGGGCGCTGATCTTTTATCCATAGCCGGCGGCGGAGCGGCAGGCGGCTTAGGCGCGGGGCTTGTCGCCTTTACCGGCGCAACACTGCGCTCCGGCATCAGCTTGGTATTTGATGCTTACGGTGACATGGAAGAATGTGCGCAAGAGGCGGACATTATTTTTTCCGGTGAAGGCGCCGTGGATGGACAAACCTTACAAGGTAAGGTCGTCGCCGGTGTGGCAGCCCTTGCATCACGCCATAAAAAACCGCTCCTCGTTTTCGCCGGTCGTGTTCGCGGTTCTCTCGAAGCGCTCTATAGCGCCGGCGTGACAGCCGTGCTGCCCATCGCGCCGGGACCCATAAGCGCTGAAGAATCGATGCAAAACGCAGCGCACTATCTCTCCGCCGCAGCCAAAAATATAGGGAGACTTTTTGACGCAATGAAAGGGCGAAGCGTTCATGATTAA